In Streptomyces sp. NBC_00091, the following proteins share a genomic window:
- the lnt gene encoding apolipoprotein N-acyltransferase — protein MLLAKRTRWWRAAAATAAGALPCLAFPAPGLWWFAYVALVPWMLLLRSAPTGRRAALEGWLGGAGFIVAVHHWLLPSLGVFLIPLAALLGLLWIPWALLVRKLLGGAPGAGRTVAGLVLVPAGWLLSELARSWQGLGGPWGLLGASQWEVPPALRLASVGGVWLVSLLVVAVNCALVLLVAVPRARVPAVASVAGCAVLTGVVWLWLPRPEVSGGLRVAVVQPGPVAGAESVERRFETGERLTRTLAGARPELVVWGESSVGADLAARPDLSRRLAALSAELGAPLLVNVDARRSDRPGIYKSSVLIGPEGPMGDRYDKMRLVPFGEYVPARAVLGWATSVGKAAGEDRMRGEAPVVMTLPGGVRLGPLVCFESAFPDMSRHLAREGAGVLVAQSATSTFQDSWAPAQHASLAALRAAETGRPVVHATLTGVSAVFGPSGGRIGPALPTSASTAAVYEVPLARGSTTLFVRFGNWPGGLSLATLGLYCAARGVRAVRLGRPAPEPSGPPARTARG, from the coding sequence ATGCTGCTCGCGAAGCGGACCCGGTGGTGGCGTGCGGCGGCCGCGACGGCCGCCGGGGCGCTGCCCTGCCTCGCCTTCCCCGCACCGGGGCTGTGGTGGTTCGCGTACGTCGCCCTCGTGCCCTGGATGCTGCTGCTGCGCTCCGCCCCCACCGGGCGGCGCGCCGCGCTGGAGGGCTGGCTCGGCGGGGCGGGCTTCATCGTGGCGGTGCACCACTGGCTGCTGCCTAGCCTGGGCGTGTTCCTCATCCCGCTGGCCGCGCTGCTGGGGCTGCTCTGGATCCCCTGGGCCCTGCTGGTACGGAAGTTGCTCGGCGGGGCTCCGGGCGCGGGGCGGACGGTGGCCGGGCTGGTCCTCGTACCGGCGGGGTGGCTGCTGTCGGAGCTGGCCCGGTCCTGGCAGGGGCTGGGCGGGCCGTGGGGGCTGCTGGGGGCAAGTCAGTGGGAGGTGCCGCCGGCGCTGCGGCTGGCCTCGGTGGGCGGGGTGTGGCTGGTGAGCCTGCTGGTGGTGGCGGTGAACTGCGCGCTGGTGCTGCTGGTGGCGGTGCCCCGGGCGCGGGTTCCGGCGGTGGCCTCGGTGGCGGGGTGTGCGGTGCTGACGGGGGTGGTGTGGCTGTGGCTGCCGCGCCCCGAGGTGTCGGGCGGGCTGCGCGTGGCCGTCGTACAGCCGGGTCCGGTGGCCGGGGCGGAGAGTGTGGAGCGGCGGTTCGAGACCGGGGAGCGGCTGACGCGGACCCTGGCGGGGGCCCGTCCGGAGCTGGTGGTGTGGGGGGAGAGCAGCGTCGGCGCGGACCTGGCGGCGCGGCCCGACCTGTCCCGGCGGCTGGCGGCGCTGTCCGCGGAGCTGGGCGCCCCGCTGCTGGTCAATGTGGACGCGCGGCGTTCGGACCGGCCGGGGATCTACAAGAGTTCGGTGCTGATCGGCCCCGAGGGCCCCATGGGCGACCGGTACGACAAGATGCGGCTGGTGCCCTTCGGCGAGTACGTACCGGCCCGCGCGGTGCTGGGCTGGGCCACCTCGGTCGGCAAGGCGGCGGGCGAGGACCGGATGCGCGGGGAGGCCCCGGTGGTCATGACCCTGCCCGGCGGGGTGCGGCTCGGCCCGCTGGTGTGCTTCGAGTCGGCGTTCCCCGACATGAGCCGCCACCTGGCCCGCGAGGGGGCCGGGGTGCTCGTCGCGCAGTCGGCGACCTCGACCTTCCAGGACAGCTGGGCCCCGGCCCAGCACGCCTCCCTGGCAGCCCTGCGCGCCGCCGAGACCGGCCGCCCCGTGGTGCACGCGACCCTGACCGGGGTCAGCGCGGTGTTCGGGCCGTCGGGCGGGCGGATCGGGCCCGCCCTGCCCACCTCGGCGAGCACGGCGGCCGTGTACGAGGTGCCGCTCGCCCGGGGCTCCACCACCCTTTTCGTCCGCTTCGGGAACTGGCCCGGCGGCCTCTCCCTGGCCACGCTGGGGCTGTACTGCGCGGCCAGGGGCGTACGGGCGGTCAGGCTCGGGAGGCCTGCTCCAGAGCCGTCAGGACCACCCGCTCGCACAGCTCGTGGGTGA